A stretch of the Hypomesus transpacificus isolate Combined female chromosome 12, fHypTra1, whole genome shotgun sequence genome encodes the following:
- the LOC124474521 gene encoding tubulin alpha chain-like produces MRECISMHVGQAGAQMGNACWELYCLEHGIQPDGQMPSDKTIGGGDDSFNTFFSETGAGKHVPRAVFVDLEPTVIDEVRTGTYRQLFHPEQLITGKEDAANNYARGHYTIGKEIIDLVLDRTRKLADQCTGLQGFLIFHSFGGGTGSGFTSLLMERLSVDYGKKSKLEFAVYPAPQVSTAVVEPYNSILTTHTTLEHSDCAFMVDNEAIYDICRRNLDIERPTYTNLNRLIGQIVSSITASLRFDGALNVDLTEFQTNLVPYPRIHFPLATYAPVISAEKAYHEQLSVADITNACFEPANQMVKCDPRHGKYMACCLLYRGDVVPKDVNSAIATIKTKRTIQFVDWCPTGFKVGINYQPPTVVPGGDLAKVQRAVCMLSNTTAIAEAWARLDHKFDLMYAKRAFVHWYVGEGMEEGEFSEAREDMAALEKDYEEVGTDSVGDEDEEGEEY; encoded by the exons ATG CGTGAGTGTATTTCCATGCATGTCGGCCAAGCTGGAGCCCAGATGGGAAATGCCTGCTGGGAGCTCTACTGTCTGGAGCATGGGATCCAGCCTGATGGTCAGATGCCCAGTGATAAGACCATTGGAGGAGGGGACGACTCCTTCAACACCTTCTTCAGTGAGACTGGAGCTGGCAAACATGTGCCTCGTGCCGTCTTTGTTGACCTGGAGCCCACTGTCATAG ACGAGGTGCGCACAGGAACCTACCGCCAGCTGTTCCATCCTGAGCAGCTGATCACAGGCAAAGAAGATGCTGCCAACAACTATGCCCGTGGGCACTACACCATTGGCAAGGAGATCATCGATCTGGTACTTGATAGGACGCGCAAACTG GCTGACCAGTGCACTGGGCTTCAAGGTTTCCTCATCTTCCACTCCTTCGGTGGAGGCACTGGCTCTGGCTTCACCTCCCTGCTGATGGAGCGTCTCTCTGTTGACTATGGAAAGAAGTCTAAGCTTGAGTTTGCTGTTTACCCAGCTCCTCAGGTGTCCACTGCTGTGGTGGAGCCCTACAACTCCATCCTGACCACCCACACCACCCTGGAGCACTCTGACTGCGCCTTCATGGTAGATAACGAAGCCATCTATGACATCTGCCGTAGAAACCTGGACATTGAGCGTCCAACCTACACCAACCTCAACAGGCTCATCGGCCAGATTGTCTCCTCCATCACTGCCTCCCTGCGCTTCGATGGTGCTTTGAATGTAGATCTGACAGAGTTCCAGACCAACTTGGTGCCCTACCCTCGTATCCACTTCCCTCTGGCCACCTATGCTCCAGTCATCTCTGCTGAGAAAGCCTACCATGAGCAGCTGTCTGTTGCTGACATCACAAATGCCTGCTTCGAGCCCGCCAACCAGATGGTAAAGTGTGACCCCCGTCATGGCAAATATATGGCCTGCTGCCTGCTGTACCGTGGTGACGTGGTGCCCAAAGATGTCAACTCTGCCATCGCCACCATCAAGACCAAACGTACCATCCAGTTTGTGGACTGGTGTCCCACTGGCTTCAAGGTGGGCATCAACTACCAGCCCCCCACCGTGGTTCCCGGAGGAGACCTGGCCAAGGTGCAGAGGGCTGTGTGCATGCTGAGCAACACCACCGCCATCGCTGAGGCCTGGGCCAGGCTGGACCACAAGTTCGACCTGATGTACGCCAAGAGAGCCTTCGTGCACTGGTATGTGGGagagggcatggaggagggagagttctCTGAAGCCAGAGAAGACATGGCTGCTCTGGAGAAGGATTATGAAGAAGTGGGAACCGACAGCGTTGGAGATGAGgatgaagaaggagaggagtatTAA